A genomic segment from Oryctolagus cuniculus chromosome 14, mOryCun1.1, whole genome shotgun sequence encodes:
- the LOC138845174 gene encoding large ribosomal subunit protein uL23-like, whose product MLKGVHSHKKKKIRTSPTFQRPKTLRLRWQPKYPRKSTPRRNKLDHYDIIKFNLTTESAMKKIKDNNTLVFIVDVKANKHQIKQAVKKLYDIDVAKVNTLIRPDGEKKACVWLVPDYDALDVANKTGII is encoded by the coding sequence ATGCTGAAAGGcgtccacagccacaagaagaagaagatccgCACGTCCCCCACCTTCCAGCGGCCCAAGACACTACGCCTCCGATGGCAGCCCAAATACCCTCGGAAGAGcacccccaggagaaacaagcttgaccactatgACATCATCAAGTTCAACTTGACCACGGAGTCGGCCATGAAGAAGATAAaagacaacaacacactggtgttcattgtggatgtcaaggccaacaagcaccagatcaaacaagctgtgaagaaactctatgacattgatgtggccaaagtcaacaccctgatcagaCCTGACGGAGAGAAGAAGGCGTGTGTGTGGCTGGTTCCTGACTATGATGCTCTGGACGTCGCCAACAAAACTGGGATCATCTGA